A part of Antennarius striatus isolate MH-2024 chromosome 21, ASM4005453v1, whole genome shotgun sequence genomic DNA contains:
- the usp54b gene encoding ubiquitin carboxyl-terminal hydrolase 54, which translates to MSWKRNYFASGGGAAGGVQGLVTPRTMTSIAPSKGLSNEPGQNSCFLNSALQVLWHLDIFRRSFRQLTTHKCMEDSCIFCALKSIFAQFQFSSERVLPSDALRSALAKTFQDEQRFQLGIMDDAAECFENLLMRIHFHISAESREDICTAKHCIPHQKFAMTLFEQCVCTSCGATSDPLPFIQMVHYISTTSLCNQAVRMLECREKPTPDMFGELLRNASNMGDLRNCPSNCGEVLRIRRVLMNSPEIVSIGLVWDSDHSDLAEDVIHSLGTCLRLGDLFYRVTEERARQAELYLVGMVCYYGKHYSTFFFQTKIRKWMYFDDAHVKEIGPKWKDVVSRCIKGHYQPLLLLYADPRGTPVILQDSPNPCSSSNPQLELQHCSSSSKAGYDSEDSGREPSISSDTRTDSSTDSSSHRASRSRSLHQSTGSHLSSESQTTVVCNYDIGAPPHGSDGGESAVEGPPRPPSPPLPEYKETAVFLLSSRRPLTSSSSSSRPLSSSSSSGVGGCEGRVGGPHWEDESTSSESKSSSSGGRYRPTWRPRREALNIDSIFTRPRGSPLGYSTLPGPLPPLEPPARPAPPAQPSLQEAEGRDEGASEAVPGPIGRPSSPGGGRTMGPPVPPPLRGVEHQPRLIQRMESGYESSERNSSSPDREVGQQKRVLMSGPSWRSVPKSKSSGAILQELPSPSWGGGTNAGRSELDELQEEVARRARQQEQLKRREAEREAAMGFNPKPSKFMDLDQLQHQAVLRPLHEANAHSGLAVAACMRSTGGPIKRRQEQETERETGSARPQGPRSEQPGPVQVLLTPNQEEEEEQATPNQDAALGPDPPPPPPPYRPAPPRPALTLSIPHPCAPCSRGEEEEAGEDGREGSGVRLCELLQAGGVSVRPLGKHLAISLPSLPLRLWDTHPTHSTHTHTPPPTSAPPPSPPLEASEQRKPVTPLWQPPQPHPPVGWPRSAPAQAAAPSDGGTRHWSSWSLDRPDAVVTPYDTPPDRCISIRPQASGQRYTDSCQSSPGHYSSQHAPGQHSDPCCSREEAELSELDTLYRASLLAGKTGCSPSERLISRVGGQVRSRTPNADMERSVYGADCTGSPTYLNKPVTLKDLRFGVEPDQNLRRIGRSLSGTVVAPRRSRLTATRSFELSGGAGTFWLCLTGVKLPSDPGPAVFH; encoded by the exons ATGTCGTGGAAGAGGAACTACTTTGCGTCGGGTGGCGGAGCGGCAGGCGGGGTGCAGGGGCTGGTGACCCCCAGAACCATGACCTCCATCGCGCCCAGCAAAGGCCTGAGCAACGAGCCGGGACAGAACAGCTGCTTCCTCAACAGCGCCCTgcag GTTCTGTGGCATCTGGACATCTTCCGCAGGAGCTTTCGACAGCTGACCACACACAAGTGCATGGAGGACTCGTGCATCTTCTGCGCTCTCAag agcatCTTTGCTCAGTTCCAGTTCAGCAGCGAGCGCGTGCTGCCGTCCGACGCGCTGCGGAGCGCTCTGGCCAAGACCTTCCAGGACGAGCAGCGATTCCAGCTGGGAATCATGGACGACGCCGCCGAGTGCTTT GAGAACCTCCTGATGCGAATCCACTTCCACATCAGCGCCGAGAGCCGGGAGGACATCTGCACCGCCAAACACTGCATCCCGCACCAGAAGTTCGCCATGACCCTGTTCGAACAG tgtgtgtgcaccagCTGTGGAGCCACGTCAGACCCTTTGCCCTTCATTCAGATGGTTCATTACATCTCCACTACATCCCTCTG CAACCAGGCGGTGCGGATGCTGGAGTGCAGAGAGAAACCCACGCCGGACATGTTTGGCGAGCTTCTCCGCAACGCCAGCAACATGGGAGACCTGCGCAACTGCCCC AGTAACTGCGGGGAGGTGTTGCGGATCCGCCGGGTGCTGATGAACTCGCCGGAGATCGTGTCCATCGGCCTGGTGTGGGACTCGGACCACTCCGACCTGGCGGAGGACGTCATCCACAGCCTGGGGACCTGCCTGCGTCTGGGAGAC ttGTTCTACCGTGTGACAGAGGAGAGGGCTCGCCAGGCGGAGCTCTACTTGGTGGGCATGGTGTGCTACTACGGCAAGCACTACTCCACCTTTTTCTTCCAGACCAAGATACGCAAGTGGATGTACTTTGACGACGCCCACGTCAAAGAG ATCGGCCCCAAGTGGAAGGACGTGGTGTCCCGCTGTATCAAAGGCCACTACCAgcccctgctgctgctctacGCTGACCCCCGGGGGACGCCAGTGATACTGCAGGATAGCCCCAACCCCTGTAGCAGCTCCAACCCGCAGCTGGAGCTCCagcactgcagcagcagcagcaaggccGGCTACGACAGCGAAGACTCCG gtCGGGAGCCGTCTATCTCCAGCGACACCCGCACCGACTCCTCCACGGACAGCTCGAGTCACCGCGCCTCCCGCAGCCGCTCCCTCCACCAATCCACCGGCAGCCACCTCTCCAGCGAGTCCCAGACCACGGTGGTGTGCAACTACGACATCGGCGCGCCTCCTCACGGCTCTGACGGGGGAG AGTCTGCAGTGGAGGGTCCTCCCCGGCCTCCCTCGCCCCCCCTGCCGGAGTACAAAGAGACGGCCGTCTTCCTCCTCTCGTCCCGCCGGCCGCTcacctcctcctcgtcctcctctcgccccctgtcctcctcttcttcatcagggGTCGGGGGCTGTGAGGGTAGAGTCGGGGGCCCCCACTGGGAGGATGAAAGCACGAGCAGTGAGAGCAAGTCCAG TTCCTCTGGAGGGCGCTACAGGCCGACCTGGAGGCCCAGGAGGGAGGCCCTGAACATCGACAGCATCTTCACCCGCCCCCGAGGCTCCCCTCTGGGCTACAGCACCCTGCCCGGTCCCCTGCCCCCTCTAGAGCCCCCGGCGAGACCTGCCCCGCCCGCACAGCCGAGCCTGCAGGAGGCGGAAGGGAGGGACGAAGGGGCGTCAGAGGCGGTGCCCGGGCCAATCGGGCGGCCCAGCTCCCCGGGTGGCGGGCGGACGATGGGTCCCCCCGTCCCTCCGCCTCTCAGAGGGGTGGAGCACCAGCCGCGTCTGATCCAGAGGATGGAAAGCGGGTACGAGAGCAGCGAGAGGAACAGCAGCAGTCCCGACAG GGAGGTGGGCCAACAGAAGCGGGTGCTGATGTCAGGACCTTCCTGGCGCTCGGTGCCCAAGTCCAAAAGCAGCGGCGCCATCTTGCAAGAGCTGCCCTCCCCCAGCTGGGGCGGAGGCACCAACGCAG GGCGGAGCGAGCTGGacgagctgcaggaggaggtggCGAGGAGAGCCCGCCAGCAGGAGCagctgaagaggagggaggcGGAGCGGGAGGCGGCCATGGGATTCAACCCCAAGCCTAGCAAGTTCATGGACCTGGACCAGCTGCAACACCAGG CTGTGCTCAGACCCCTGCATGAGGCTAACGCTCATAGCGGATTGGCTGTAGCTGCGTGCATGAGGAGCACTGGGGGCCCAATCAAACGCAGGCAGGAACAGGAAACGGAACGGGAGACAGGAAGCGCCCGCCCACAGGGGCCCCGCAG TGAACAGCCTGGCCCGGTCCAAGTACTGCTGACGCCcaatcaggaagaggaagaggagcaggccACGCCCAACCAGGACGCTGCTCTAGGCCCAgacccgccccctcctcctccgcccTATCGGCCCGCCCCCCCTCGACCCGCTCTCACCCTCAGCATCCCTCACCCCTGTGCCCCCTGCAGccgaggggaggaggaggaagcgggtGAGGATGGAAGGGAGGGGTCGGGGGTGAGGCTGTGTGAGTTGCTGCAGGCTGGGGGGGTGAGCGTCAGACCCTTGGGGAAGCACCTCGCCATCTCTCTGCCCTCGCTTCCTCTGCGTCTCTGGGATacacaccccacacactccacgcacacacacactccccctcCGACCTCCGCTCCTCCCCCGTCTCCCCCTCTAGAAGCCTCTGAGCAAAGGAAACCTGTCACCCCTCTGTGGCAGCCACCTcagccccacccccccgtcGGGTGGCCGAGGTCCGCCCCCGCCCAAGCCGCCGCCCCCTCCGACGGCGGCACCCGCCATTGGTCCTCCTGGAGTCTGGACCGCCCCGACGCCGTGGTGACGCCGTACGACACCCCGCCGGACCGCTGCATCTCCATCAGGCCACAGGCGTCCGGCCAGCGCTACACTGACAGTTGCCAATCTTCTCCAGGGCACTACAGCTCCCAGCATGCCCCGGGGCAACACAGCGATCCCTGCTGTAGCCGGGAAGAGGCTGAGCTGTCCGAGCTCGACACCCTTTACCGAGCCAGTCTGCTGGCTGGAAAGACAG GTTGCAGCCCGTCAGAACGACTTATCTccagggtgggggggcaggtccGCTCCAGGACCCCCAACGCAGACATGGAGAGGAGCGTGTATGGGGCAGACTGCACCGGCAGCCCCACCTACCTCAACAAG CCAGTCACATTGAAGGATCTGCGTTTTGGGGTGGAGCCTGATCAAAACTTGCGGCGAATCGGACGCAGCCTGAGCGGCACCGTGGTGGCGCCGCGCCGCAGCCGCCTGACCGCCACCCGCAGCTTT gAGCTGTCGGGCGGCGCCGGGACGTTCTGGCTGTGTCTGACGGGGGTGAAGCTGCCCTCCGATCCGGGTCCTGCTGTGTTCCACTAA
- the myoz1b gene encoding myozenin-1b isoform X2: MPLPATAPSNKRKANRIITDLSNISQNDDESDTDAAELDLGTKIKTPKDVMLEELSLLNNKGSKMFRMRQQRVEKFIVTNENNNLQNLLTCPPPIPPKPEMPKQEAVVVEEKVDEEADKKKRRAEYVRTYISPWERAMKGNEELTATMKGCMPGPIVLHPELPLYKSFNKTALPYGGYDKASKLLTFELPEINVATEEPEPLPSLQADIRSRPSFNRTPIGWVCSEDNSHIHMDPDNMPFDGETDDL, from the exons ATGCCTCTACCAGCTACTGCCCCCTCCAACAAGAGGAAGGCCAACAGGATCATCACCGACCTGTCCAACATATCCCAGAatg ACGACGAGTCGGACACCGATGCCGCCGAACTGGACCTGGGAACCAAGATCAAGACGCCCAAAGACGTGATGCTGGAGGAGCTCTCCCTGCTCAACAACAAGGGCTCCAAGATGTTCCGGATGAGGCAGCAGCGAGTGGAGAAATTCATCGTGACCAACGAGAACAAC AACCTCCAGAACCTGCTGACGTGTCCCCCCCCCATTCCACCGAAGCCCGAGATGCCAAAGCAAGAAG cggtggtggtggaggagaaggtggaCGAGGAGGcagacaagaagaagaggagggctGAGTATGTACGCACCTACATATCACCATGGGAACGGGCCATGAAGGGCAACGAGGAGCTGACAGCCACCATGAAGGGCTGCATGCCGGGACCCATCGTGCTTCATCCGGAGCTGCCTTTGTACAAGAGCTTCAACAA GACGGCGCTGCCATACGGCGGCTACGACAAGGCGTCCAAGTTACTGACCTTTGAACTCCCGGAGATCAACGTGGCCACGGAGGAGCCGGAGCCTCTCCCCAGCCTGCAGGCCGACATCCGCTCGCGCCCCTCCTTCAACCGCACGCCCATCGGATGGGTCTGCAGCGAGGACAACTCGCACATCCACATGGACCCGGACAACATGCCGTTTGACGGAGAGACGGACGACCTGTGA
- the myoz1b gene encoding myozenin-1b isoform X1, with amino-acid sequence MPLPATAPSNKRKANRIITDLSNISQNDDESDTDAAELDLGTKIKTPKDVMLEELSLLNNKGSKMFRMRQQRVEKFIVTNENNQNLQNLLTCPPPIPPKPEMPKQEAVVVEEKVDEEADKKKRRAEYVRTYISPWERAMKGNEELTATMKGCMPGPIVLHPELPLYKSFNKTALPYGGYDKASKLLTFELPEINVATEEPEPLPSLQADIRSRPSFNRTPIGWVCSEDNSHIHMDPDNMPFDGETDDL; translated from the exons ATGCCTCTACCAGCTACTGCCCCCTCCAACAAGAGGAAGGCCAACAGGATCATCACCGACCTGTCCAACATATCCCAGAatg ACGACGAGTCGGACACCGATGCCGCCGAACTGGACCTGGGAACCAAGATCAAGACGCCCAAAGACGTGATGCTGGAGGAGCTCTCCCTGCTCAACAACAAGGGCTCCAAGATGTTCCGGATGAGGCAGCAGCGAGTGGAGAAATTCATCGTGACCAACGAGAACAAC CAGAACCTCCAGAACCTGCTGACGTGTCCCCCCCCCATTCCACCGAAGCCCGAGATGCCAAAGCAAGAAG cggtggtggtggaggagaaggtggaCGAGGAGGcagacaagaagaagaggagggctGAGTATGTACGCACCTACATATCACCATGGGAACGGGCCATGAAGGGCAACGAGGAGCTGACAGCCACCATGAAGGGCTGCATGCCGGGACCCATCGTGCTTCATCCGGAGCTGCCTTTGTACAAGAGCTTCAACAA GACGGCGCTGCCATACGGCGGCTACGACAAGGCGTCCAAGTTACTGACCTTTGAACTCCCGGAGATCAACGTGGCCACGGAGGAGCCGGAGCCTCTCCCCAGCCTGCAGGCCGACATCCGCTCGCGCCCCTCCTTCAACCGCACGCCCATCGGATGGGTCTGCAGCGAGGACAACTCGCACATCCACATGGACCCGGACAACATGCCGTTTGACGGAGAGACGGACGACCTGTGA
- the LOC137588122 gene encoding synaptopodin 2-like protein, producing the protein MVAEEIVVSLSGGAPWGFRLQGGAEEHKPLQVSKVRRRSKACRAGLKESDELLAIGHHTCAELSHAQAMTLIDTQNATLNLKVKRVPSGFHSSSAPPCSSMRILSPPTVPLPPLRTYILSPTGIPKGITSPPDSEAYYGETDSDADTQSLSHRRQRRTPPHARSPLRYDRQEEEDASEMSGYESATDAGVSMQGQWDVQGLIGVPRRELIYQPPQSDWTTPEHTPHTLTPHTLTPTPDQGAVEAEGEGDSGFQEAGGCIGVTCPPLVSPERAKEALMLGSSRQLVPMVGPQLTPVSDELSTTYMDKARQARLQRGESQVEKQVKEARTKCRSIASLLTDAPNPNSKGVLMFKKRRQRAKKYTLTCFGKAAEDRGGDTEGETEGETEEEGGSSFQSGSEVDEEGFSASFDPTWDSGYLDLLDRRSAACPPPTPTTPTTKHSAWQDILAYKSPDISTSSKQELELTEKENSPNQGSSVETSITKQPIRNHPAHMSPPAVALTNGGSPAVSRASVVLNLPSQMPPPSQNGHQGDFSPNPDLHLSAGFSPSQGGLNRTARPFAAGPAPSRASVTSVMFRPPQPKPTAMATANQPVAAVSMVTIQPTHHPPGPDAKRAVSSTSLYIPPRNNNSNTPPSANSLPSNLSPPSSLSSTPFSQPVVNPLAFSPAAYAPPSTLQSTLPPAPLTQPSPSPSAPPAAMAIASPPPRPTTTTTADSLATREQRIAVPAARTGILSEARRRSSKKPMFASVQNKDVNPNPDLMSMIQNLDDHVGRTSGAEVGAAPSAEAGHESGPEEDWLRLGAEACNFMQAQRGPRPPPVAPKPQTPQLPQLGGKGGQLFARRQNRMDRYVVERAPSVTAAHYSPTQTREPSPTPSLPATWKYSPNIRAPPPISYNPLLSPSCPPKAQKKPEVAKSGVSGSKKAGLKSVEIMNHQPHQLSSSLFSYGGGGPPGVPSQLHQQRDGPQKTARVYEVKRFSTPPPSAPALKVIVPRSATTLGEPMWRSDVMSPPPGPYQPYQTQWATSPLSPPHPPAPTAPLPQIPTFSSAQAHSHTASHPPANRQFKSAPDLSPLSPTGVSRETSINTQLPRVPRPRFSTSNLGLQPCVWRPGSTLH; encoded by the exons GTACGCAGACGCAGCAAAGCCTGCAGAGCCGGCCTGAAGGAGTCCGATGAGCTGCTGGCCATCGGCCATCACACGTGTGCAGAGCTGAGCCACGCACAGGCCATGACCCTCATCGACACACAGAATGCCACCCTGAACCTGAAGGTCAAAAG GGTCCCTTCAGGATTCCACTCTTCATCTGCCCCGCCCTGCTCCTCCATGAGGATCCTGTCCCCCCCTActgtccccctccctcccctacGTACTTACATCCTCTCCCCCACCGGGATCCCGAAGGGCATCACTTCCCCTCCGGACAGCGAGGCGTACTACGGAGAGACCGACAGCGACGCCGACACGCAGTCGCTCTCACACCGACGGCAACGCCGCACGCCCCCCCACGCTCGCTCCCCATTACGCTACgacaggcaggaggaggaggacgcgtCAGAGATGAGCGG GTATGAGAGTGCAACGGATGCGGGGGTCTCCATGCAGGGTCAGTGGGACGTCCAGGGTCTCATTGGCGTCCCTCGCAGAGAGCTCATCTACCAGCCTCCCCAGAGCGACTGGACCACTCCAGAACACACCCCTCACACCCTGACCCCTCACACCCTCACGCCGACCCCTGACCAGGGGGCTGTGGAGGCAGAAGGAGAGGGGGACAGCGGCTTCCAGGAGGCAGGGGGCTGCATCGGGGTTACCTGCCCGCCGCTCGTGTCCCCTGAACGGGCTAAAGAGGCTCTGATGTTGGGTTCCAGCAGACAACTGGTGCCCATGGTAGGACCACAGCTGACCCCCGTCAGCGACGAGCTCTCTACCACCTACATGGACAAAGCGCGACAAGCCA GGTTGCAGCGTGGGGAGAGTCAGGTGGAGAAGCAGGTGAAGGAGGCTCGGACCAAATGTCGCTCCATCGCCTCTCTGCTGACTGATGCTCCCAACCCCAACTCCAAAGGGGTGCTTATGTTCAAGAAACGTCGGCAAAGGGCCAAGAAGTACACGCTGACCTGCTTCGGAAAAGCTGCagaagacagaggaggagacaCAGAAGGGGAGACAGAaggggagacggaggaggaaggagggagttCCTTCCAGAGCGGCTCAGAGGTCGATGAGGAGGGATTCTCGGCGTCCTTTGACCCCACGTGGGATAGCGGTTATCTAGACCTGCTGGACAGGAGAAGCGCCGCCTGCCCACCACCCACTCCCACGACTCCAACAACCAAACACAGCGCATGGCAGGACATCCTCGCCTATAAAAGTCCAGATATCTCAACTTCTAGCAAACAAGAGCTAGAGCTCACAGAGAAGGAGAACTCACCCAATCAGGGCTCAAGTGTTGAGACCAGCATCacaaagcagccaatcagaaaccacCCTGCACACATGTCTCCTCCGGCTGTGGCTCTGACCAATGGCGGGTCGCCAGCGGTGAGTAGGGCCAGCGTTGTTCTGAATCTGCCCTCTCAAATGCCCCCGCCGAGTCAAAATGGGCATCAGGGCGACTTCAGTCCAAACCCAGACCTTCATCTGAGTGCCGGCTTCAGTCCAAGTCAAGGTGGCCTGAACCGCACCGCCAGGCCCTTTGCTGCGGGCCCCGCCCCTTCGCGTGCGTCCGTCACCTCTGTGATGTTTCGACCCCCCCAACCGAAGCCCACGGCAATGGCGACGGCCAACCAACCTGTGGCTGctgtctccatggtgacaaTCCAACCGACTCACCATCCACCAGGACCCGATGCAAAGAGAGCGGTGTCTAGCACCTCTCTCTACATCCCTCCAAgaaataacaacagcaacaccCCCCCCTCGGCGAACTCCCTCCCCTCAAATCTCTCGCCTCCATCCTCTCTGTCGTCTACACCTTTCTCCCAACCGGTGGTGAATCCTCTGGCCTTTTCCCCAGCTGCGTACGCTCCCCCCTCCACCCTACAGTCCACCCTTCCTCCCGCTCCTCTAACCCaaccttctccatctccatccgcCCCCCCTGCTGCCATGGCGATAGCATCACCTCCCCCTcgtcctactactactaccaccgCCGATTCTCTGGCAACACGTGAGCAACGCATCGCCGTCCCAGCTGCTCGCACCGGCATCCTGAGCGAAGCCCGTCGCCGTAGCAGCAAGAAGCCGATGTTCGCTTCGGTCCAAAACAAAGATGTCAACCCCAACCCGGACCTGATGTCGATGATCCAGAACTTGGACGACCACGTAGGGAGAACCTCGGGCGCTGAGGTAGGAGCGGCGCCCAGTGCGGAGGCGGGGCACGAGTCGGGGCCCGAGGAGGACTGGCTGAGGCTTGGGGCCGAGGCCTGTAACTTCATGCAGGCTCAGCGGGGACCCAGACCACCTCCGGTAGCCCCCAAACCACAAACCCCTCAGCTGCCACAGCTGGGGGGGAAAGGAGGCCAACTATTTGCCCGCAGACAAAACAGGATGGATCGGTACGTGGTGGAAAGAGCGCCCTCTGTCACCGCAGCTCATTACTCTCCCACCCAGACGAGGGAGCCCTCACCCACACCGTCGCTCCCGGCGACTTGGAAATACTCCCCCAACATCCGTGCTCCCCCTCCCATCAGCTACAACCCCCTTCTTTCTCCCTCCTGCCCTCCGAAGGCACAGAAAAAGCCCGAGGTGGCAAAGTCTGGGGTGTCCGGTTCTAAAAAAGCGGGCCTGAAGTCGGTGGAGATTATGAACCACCAGCCCCACCAGCTCAGCTCTTCTCTGTTCAGTTACGGAGGTGGGGGACCCCCGGGGGTCCCGTCCCAGCTTCATCAGCAACGAGATGGTCCTCAGAAGACGGCTCGAGTGTACGAGGTGAAACGTTTCTCCACGCCTCCGCCGTCAGCGCCGGCCCTCAAGGTCATCGTCCCCCGATCGGCGACGACACTCGGAGAACCCATGTGGCGCTCAGACGTCATGTCCCCCCCACCCGGACCGTACCAACCGTACCAAACCCAGTGGGCCACCTcccctctgtctcctcctcaccccccagCTCCtactgctcctcttcctcagattcCCACATTCTCTTCTGCTCAAGCCCACTCCCACACCGCCTCCCACCCACCGGCCAATCGGCAGTTCAAGAGCGCTCCGGATCTGAGCCCGTTGAGCCCAACCGGTGTCTCCCGGGAAACATCCATCAACACCCAACTACCCAGGGTTCCCAGGCCCAGATTCAGCACCTCCAACCTGGGTCTGCAGCCCTGTGTGTGGCGCCCTGGATCCACTCTGCACTGA